The Lathyrus oleraceus cultivar Zhongwan6 chromosome 5, CAAS_Psat_ZW6_1.0, whole genome shotgun sequence genome includes the window taaataaatatgaatAACTTTGGTATTGTAATATtgtattttatattttaaattaaaatataaaaaataaatcTTAGTTATCTCgataaaattataaaaattagTTGAAATATTCTTATAAACAAtgttataatttattttaataaattcTCTCAAAAGGATGATTCAAATCAAGACTGaaacttaaaaaataaaattgtTATATCAAAGTAATTTGAATCACGTAATTCTTTGACTTAGATCATTGACTTGAATCAATGACTCAAATCAAATAGGTGAAATCTGagtttttaaattttttattcaAATCATTCTCTCACTTAACtcaaataataatttttttcttttgttcATTATTCTTGTTCTTCGACTGACTTTATTTCTTGATGTCTCGCCCCAGGATCATATGGAAGGGGCAGTTTACCAAGAGGTTGTCACAGGAATCAACTTCAATCTCAGTAATAATTGACCTAAGCGATAAGGAAATGATGAAGCAGAGTCGGCATGTTCCACCCTGACCATGGCCTGCAGAGATCTCGTTCAGCAGTTGGAGATCCTTTGGTACCTATAAGAGGCGCTATGGTACCGAATCTACGCTAGTCATTAACTATGAACTCGTCGTATCATCGTCGTCGCCATGGCAAGTAACATGTTGGTAGTGAGAGACAAAGGTGATATTAGATCGGAAGATGGATTGTGAATCTTCGACATGAACTTCAAAGAAGTTGCCTTCACTCTCTTGTAACTTTCATGTATATATGGATTTAGATCTAGGATCCTTTCTTCTCTTACTTCACGAAGTTTCCGAGGGAATCTGAGATTTGAAAAATCGGATGAACCGTGGTTAAAACAATTACTGATTGGTTCTAATGTGAAGGATCTCCGTGTTTGATTCTGAATGTTCTTGATTCAATGACCTGAGGAGGTTATAGATTGGAAAAATCGTAGATTGAATCTGAAATCGTAAAAATTAGAAGTCGGATCCCACAGACGATGTCACTCTTCTATTCAATCCAGGAACCAAAAATTGAAGTAGTTAATGAATTGGATATCTTGAATCGTTGGTGTAATATTCGTTATGGCAGTGTGGGGTGGACATGCATGGTTAGTGAATTGGATATCTTGAATCGAGATCTTACATAAGATTAGGAGAGAATATCAAGATCGTAAAATATAAAATTGTAGCTAAGATCGGAAGATCTTATCCAATTGTTTTTGTAAGATCGAGATGGGATAACAAGATCGTAAAACATTATATCACAACAAAAATCGTAAGACCCTactaaaatgaaaaaataatagTATATATTTAAAGTATTTTTACATGATATATAATAGTAGGCAAATGTATTTGTGAGAAAATAACTCTTTTTCATATTCTTTAGACATGTATGAATGAGTTTTTATACTTTATTACTATCACATGGAACATATGTTTGACATTAAAGACATATTTGATCAATTACTAGGATTATCATAAGTCGATCACTTAAAACAAACCCTATAAATGAGATGTTTATAAACCCTAAATCTAAAACTTCATAATTTTAAAAGGCACGCATTTGTGTGTCGAACCAAAATTGTTGCACCTCTACATCTTGTCATCCTTCTTACCTTTTAATGATAGTGGCTGAAAATGGGAAATCATAGGATTCTATTTAAGATCCGGATTGTTGGGGTGAATGAGATCGTAAAATCTTAAGATTTTAAGATCGAGATCGAGATCTTGATAACGATGGTTAGCACTTTAATGCTCAATTCGATTCAAGAATCGATATATGTATAGTGAAAAATGGAGATAAGAAAGTGTACCATGTTTCTTATGATGACTGATTTTATATCTTTGGTCGAGTGGAGTAGATTTGAAATGAATTGGATATTGACTCTCTAGACCTTTGACGGACCtagaattatatatatatatatatatataaaagcaTATTAGAATAATCTGTAAACCATTGTTCCATATAGTTTTCAGTTTTCAAGGGACAATTTTTAAAGACTTGAAAGCCAATGCAATTAATTTGAAGTCACATTCTAATGAAAGAAGATGTCACCCTTTACTATTAGCTATGTAAATGGCAAAAATGGCTCCACAAATTCTAGGGTCTCTGCTTGATTATTCATGAAAACACTTCCACGAGAAAACATACCAGAGATACCAATTGTAGTGACATGAGTACTACACTTGGTCCAGTTAAAGAAATGTTTCATACCTTTGTCAATCCTTGCACAAAACCTTCATTTGATTTCGATTTGAGTTGCTAAAATAAACATAGATGTATCCTTATTTTGTAATTATATAGATTTATATAATCATTTAAGCACACTGTTTTCGTACAAAATTGATGTGTAAAATATACTACATAAAGATCTATCATTTAACTTTATTCTCTAATTTCACAagcatttttttttctttttttgttgtTCATATTTGATTTAAATCCATTACAATCGACGAACCGTGTAGCGGCCGAATATCTGTGTCGTGCAACCGTCGATCATTCGGCAACGGTAACAACATGAACCGAACCGTCGCTATCCGAAACCGGCTGCACCGTTCCCCTATGAAGTAACTCTATCGGCACAAAATTTGCAAGTGATGCTAATTCTTCAACAGCTTCACAAATTTGCTCAACACAAACCACAATATCAATAAGCAATGATGCCACCGTAGAAGCTGGTATAATCTCCAACTGATCAGCCCCTTCCCAAGGATTTGTTCTTAATACAGATTTAAGAGATTCAGCAGCATTTTTAGCATTTGAAACATGAAAATTTGGAGTTGATGACTTTGACATATTTTTAATCATCGATGATGCTTCTTTTAAGGCCTTCCCGGATTCCAAGCTAATGTTTGTGCATGATTCTTGAATCCTGCTTCGAAATTCATAAGGTGTCTGCATAAAGCACAATAGTTAACTTATTGATATTTGTAAATCAacaattttaaaagaaaaaaattaacTTTTCAAATAAGTAATTAATTGTTGATTTAAGAAGTAATAAATCACATAAGACTTGTAAGAGATAAAAATTTCATACTTTAGAATTGTGAAGATATACACTAAGAGCTTCGACTTTGTATGCACAAAACCGCGTCAAGTTTCCAATTTTCAAGTATTGCTTCCACGGATGACGAAATTTAAACCGGCCATGACGAGGTTCCCATCTGGCCAAAACCGCCTACAAAATTCAAAAGAAACATTTAACTATCAGATTTGTTACATAGTCACcacataattttttttatacATATACGACGTATTAAATCATACGATTATATAATCATAAATATCTATCTATTAAGTGATATGATGACAATTATACAGATTAATTTCTTTAAAGTTTAATTTTTTACCATTGTTTCTTCGCTGCTTTTTGAAGAGAGAACTCTTTTATATCTATGAAGAAATTCTTTATCATTCTCATCTTCTTCTGAATTCTCTGAATGGTTGAAGTACTCGTCTCCAAATCCTATCATAAGTTAATTTCTATTACTTTTAAATCTCATAGTGTATTAATACTAAAAGAATTGATTAAAATGTACCTTCTAAAAAGTCAGCAACTTTTTCAATATTGGCAGCAATCTTATTGTGAAGATCCTTTCCAATCCAAACAGGACATATGAAAATGCATACTGTGATAGCTATAGAGCTTCCAATTATAATTGTTAATAACCTTTCATATGCCATTTCTAGAAGTTCATGTCCACTCACATCCGAAAGAGATACCAAACAAAATGTTAAGATGAATATGATCATCCCATAATCATATCTTGCCTTCAACTTAGGAGAAAATCTCATAAATGTCACTCTTTCAGCTGCATATTAGAGGGAAAAAATAATTAACATACAAAGTTCTTGAGTCATAGTAATTAGTCAAAAAATTAGTATCTTTTGTTCATAACTTTCTCACGTTTTTGTATAAACTAGTCACAATTTATGAAAGTCTATTATGCAACGGTTTAACTGTGATAAATTTTAAATTATATACAGTTATCCATTTTGTACGTTCTTAAAACCGATTCTGCTTAAGGTAACCTAAAACAAAGCCTGAGTACTATTAACAAATTGATTAAATTTTACTTACCTATCACAAAGACAAAAATTGAAGTCATCACGACTCTACCCTTGTCACCACAAAGTGATGCAATTTTATTACTCGCAACACCGAGAGCGCCTGCTAACCCTGTCGCCAACATTCGATTGAAGCCTTTTCCGAGTGTTGCACCTAAAAATTAACACAATTAGTATTTTTTTTAATGACAACAAATGTTAGTATTTTTTTATAAAAAGGACATACTTACCCACAGAAAGTTCAAGGACAATAACAACGGTAAGAACAGCCCAAATAATGTTGTCACCAAAACCATAGAAAGATGGACgaaaatgatgcaaaatataaaTCAAAACTAATGCTAATCCAACTTTGAAGGAATGAATAAACCTTCTAGGATCATCTTGCCCAATCTCTTTTATAAATTTTGTGACCTTTACTAACTTAGTCCAAAATTTCTTAACCAAGGCTTTCAAAGTGTGTGTGAAGTTTGTAGTGGAATCAACATTTGGTGTGGCCATTTTGAAATATTGGTCTTAATTCAATGAAGTTATTATTAATATTGTCTTGAACTATGGAACATATATATACATGTTTTATGATGCGGAAAAGGTATATAATGTGTCACACATTAAGTTGTTAATGTTTTAGTTGCTTTCTCAAAATAGTATCTACTTTTCACTAAGTTGttaaaaacatattttttttattttttattttaagGATTTAAAATTAACACACACATCTCCATTATTACGAAAAGTAAGAGAGTCTTTGAGATATGTCTTACGTGTATGTTTTAACCATAATTTATATCTATTATTATTTTCATTCAGTAGTTGACTTAATTATTAGAATGTTAATCTTGTAGGTCAGTCTATTCTCCACCAGAATCTTACACCACTGTAtcaaaacttcatcacacattTCTAGTTCTGGACGGAAACATCCTTAAAAATGTTGAACAATATTTGTTGTGGAAAAATGGCTTATGGTTTGGCATAAGAGGTGTTTAGATTATACTAGGAACCATCGAGGTAATTGATTGATGTTGTCGGTGGTCCTAAATATTGTACTTACATGAGAATGCACAGGTAGAAAACGATGAATAAGTGAAATTGGGACAGTGGAGTGAAACTCTAGAAGAAGAAAATTTACTATTGACGTTCAAAAATTGTTGGAATGAATTGAAATTTGGGTGGCTTTTTGCATGAATGTATGGTTATATGGGTGAATATAACCCATATAAAAAAATTGGGTTAAAACTGAATGCTTAACGATACGAATGATTTGACATATTTTGACCATATTAACGTGTTTTTATATTCTTAAAACTTTTAGAATTGGACATATTTGAATTTATTTGCGTGTTTACTAGCTCAATAATTTTTGGGTTCATACTCATTTTTCCCTGCCACTCGTATATGAAGTAAATTGGAAAAATGTTCCTATAAGAAAAAATAGAGAGAGAGATTCTCTCTTTGCCATTTTCATATTTCTCTTGTTTTTGTACTTTTAAATTTTTATCGATCTTGTTTGATACATATTAACTTTATTTTTTGtttagattttatttttaaataaataaaagatgaaattaaatcagaatgaaaattaagaaaaataaatttttGCATATGTCATTTCATATGCTCTCACGTGACATATTCATTTTAAAACTAATCTTCTTCTCTCCTCCATGAAATTCATCATTGTTGAGGTTAAAAATTTAGGATTTTTCACAGTTATTTGTAGAGATACCATCGTCTATTGCAAATCATCCACAAAACTCGCCACATACTTAGTTTGAACTCATAGTTTTTGTTCATCAAATCTCCTCTAAACTTCTCATATTTGGACATCATTTCATTGTCACTATCATCTAGGTCTGAGCTACCCAATTATGCACTTTCATAGTCATCATCTTCTACACACCTTTAATTATTTGGTTTTCCATCCATTCTTCAACCTTATTACCTTTAGTTGGTTTATCAACCTCAATAACCACAAAGCCTTCATTGTTTTCATTAGCTCTATCTTCCTCACTATCATCAAATTGTATTCCTTTAACATCATAATCATTGTTTTCATCACTCTCTTCACTAACATCTCGTATTTTAGATTGAGCGCTttattcaaaatttattcaaCATTATGCTTCATCCATATATGTCCATCAATATTGTTAGAGATCGAATGATTTGCAACTTCTGTAGCATAAGAAACATCATTCATATGGAAGAAACCTTCTTCAATCCCTTCAATTTTTCTCCACAATATAACACCACTACCATCATAACCTCATTCTTTTACTAAGCTCACGGCTTCAAAATACGACCATTTATCTGAATCTTATCCACTAATGATTGTTTCAGCACCTCCTTTGTAGAAAATGAAGCTATCAGGGACAAACTCTCCACCACAGTGAAAGACAACATTAAAGAGACACATACCTAAAACTTAACATAAGTGGATCAATAAAAAATGCTTCTTTTTTTTAGAAACGTGAGAATGGAAATGTACAATAAATTATTGGTGATGCAAATGTATAAGAAACGACAGAAGAAATGCAAAGTACCTTAATACAACTAAGAAGCTTCACTGTGTATTGATGGAAACACGGGAACTTAGGTGAGAAGATGATGTCTAACACTTGTACTTCTTTTTTAGGTTTGGAAGGAAGAGAATGGTGTTGGAAATTCACCAAAACATATGGAGAATTCCACTGCAATCTTGTTGAACAAGATTCAATCACACCGATTGAATTCCttttgttcttcactcttcactcgagtgaatcaatCACACTTGGTTGCAAGATTTTATCGTTGCACAATTGAtaattaaataaagaaaattgAATTGGGGAAGAAAGGAATTAGGGTTTATcgagagaaagaaaaagaagaagaaatttatgcagagtttctctctgctcTCAAACTGAGATTTTATTCACACAATTGTGTTATATTACAATGATAGGGGTTACTCCCTCTTTATAGATTTGGGTTTGCTTGATCCTTAAGCAAAGCCCAAAATCCCTAATTCTGCTAACACTACAAAATTAGACCTTAGTCGAAATTTCTGACGAGGTACACTACTTCGACATTTCGACAACATAATGTGTTTTGATAACTTCCTTTCCTATGTCGAACAACCTGTTTCGATACAAGAAATTACAATTTAACACACCAtttaattcattgtgtctaagctatctacattcatcatagatcTTAACTTCTTCAATACTTCGACCTGCACTCTtttcgtcatgatgtctgcaatctgattctcaattATGCAGTGTTCTAAGTTTATCTTTGCTTCTGCtacttgctctcgaagataataGAACCTCATTTCGACGTGCTTGCTTCAtccatgtgctatcggattcaTTTCCAGATTGATAGCAGACATGATATcaatcttcatggtaattgctccatgattcttTGATGTAatctcttcgatcaaattcaccatccatgttgcttaacatgcacaaagagaagcagatatgtattctgcttcacatGACGAAAATGCTACTACTGGATCCTTTCttgaactccaagcaactggtgcaccacctagcataaaccATAGTCAGTTGTGAATTTTATATCCTCAGCGTCCCTACACCAACTTAAGTCAGTGTAACCAACTAGTTTTCatttttccttcatcagctgcaggaaacaaaattccatagtcAAAAGTTCATTTTTGATAacttagtatcctcttcgtcgctgctagGTGTGATACTTTTGGCTTCTGCATAAATCTGCTCACCATACCTACAATGTATGCACCAGATAATGCTACATTGTGATGAGGTAAAAGAGTTTGTGCAGTTACAACTAAATGATGATTCTTCCGTTCAGCTACCATGTTTAGTTGTGGTGTGTGAGCACATGATGATTGATGAAtaatatcatgttatgttaaaAAATATTGAAATTGGAACGACATTTATTCACAAGCATTATCTGTGCGCAAAATTTTAATGGAAGTGTCAAAGTGGTTTTTAATTCCGGCGTAAAATTCTTGTAATACATGGAAGACATCTGAATAATATTTCTTCAAAAATAACCAAATATATCATACAAAATCATAGATGAAGTTTACGAAGTAATAATATTCTTAAGTTGACTTGACACGACTATGACCCCAAATATCATAATGAACTAAATTAAAAGGTGACGCAT containing:
- the LOC127083306 gene encoding aluminum-activated malate transporter 8; translation: MATPNVDSTTNFTHTLKALVKKFWTKLVKVTKFIKEIGQDDPRRFIHSFKVGLALVLIYILHHFRPSFYGFGDNIIWAVLTVVIVLELSVGATLGKGFNRMLATGLAGALGVASNKIASLCGDKGRVVMTSIFVFVIAERVTFMRFSPKLKARYDYGMIIFILTFCLVSLSDVSGHELLEMAYERLLTIIIGSSIAITVCIFICPVWIGKDLHNKIAANIEKVADFLEGFGDEYFNHSENSEEDENDKEFLHRYKRVLSSKSSEETMAVLARWEPRHGRFKFRHPWKQYLKIGNLTRFCAYKVEALSVYLHNSKTPYEFRSRIQESCTNISLESGKALKEASSMIKNMSKSSTPNFHVSNAKNAAESLKSVLRTNPWEGADQLEIIPASTVASLLIDIVVCVEQICEAVEELASLANFVPIELLHRGTVQPVSDSDGSVHVVTVAE